Within Cellulophaga sp. L1A9, the genomic segment GGTATAATTCTAATGATACGGGTATAAGCTTTGAAAATATACCTACAGCCTACGAACATGTTAAGAATAATAGTACACAAATACATACCGTTAAGTTTAAAATTTCAGGAGAAACAAACGAACAGTATACGTTTACCGTCTTACTTTTTCCTAATTGGACCACGGAAATTAGGGTTAACAGTTCACAAAGAACTTCTATAGGCTTTAGAGGCACAGTTTCTGAAATACCAAATGAAGAAAATTAAATAGCTTTAAAAGAAGAATCCCGTACAATCAAATTTGTCTTAATCTCAATCGTTTTAGAAATCAACTGCTTGCTTGGGTGATTGATCTCTTCTATCAATGACTTCGCTGCAATTCTACCAATACGTTCTCCAGGCTGATCTACGGTAGATAGCTCTGGCTGTATTATGGTTGAATTTATAGAATTACTAAATCCTACTACAGCAACCTCTTCGGGAATTTTCACATTAAATTTGTGCAATGCTTTAATAGCGCCAATAGCGGCATTGTCCGTAATTGCAAAAATAGCATCTGGCCTTACTTTCTGACTCAATAAAACATTCGTAAGTCGCTTGCCATTATTCAATGAAATGTCTTCCGTACTCTGTACTAATTTTGGATCGAACGGAATACCATACGTTTTTAAAGCTCTTTTATAACCTTCAAAGCGTTTTTCAGAATTGAAGGAATTCTCCGTTTCTTTAAGGATGGCGATTCTTTTTTTTCCTAAACCAATTAAATGTTCTACAGCATTGAAAGCCGCTTCTTCCTCATTTATTACAATCTGAGTACAAGGTACTTTTTCTGAGACTTTATCAAACAATACTAAGGGAATCCGCTGTAACGTTTCCAATACCTGATGGATAGATTTTGTTTTTTTCGCTAAAGACAACAAAATGCCATCGGCACCAAATTGTAACATCGTTTGTAACATTTCAGCCTGCTTGTCTTCACTATTGTTTGATTCTGAGATAATAACCCGATACCCATTTTGTTCCGCTTCGATTAATACTCCCTTTAATAAAGTGGAGGTATATAAGTGTGAAATATTAGGCACAATTACCCCTAAAATATGTGTTCTATGGGAGCGGAACCCTTTTGCGAACAGATTGGGAACATAATTTAACTTTTCAGCTAAATCTTTAACCCTTTGAACCGTGCGCTCACTAATATCAGGATGATCATTTAAAGCTCTTGATACTGTTGACACAGAGAGACTTAAACGCTCTGCGAGGTCTTTTAATGTAACTGTCGTTTTTTTTTCCATCTTCGAAAATGATAGCGTTTGCCAATTTTTTACGGGTCCAAAAGTAAATTTAACATTTTGCAAACGTTCCCGCAATCGTTTGCATAAGAAATTTATAAAATTCCTATCAAATTAATGTGTTATCCATATAAATTTAGCCTGTAATTAAATAATTAACTCAAAAAACAGTATTAACTAAACAAAAAATTATGAAGAATTTAATTTTTGCATTCGTTTGCATCCTTGGATTTTCTAGTGCTGCTGCACAGACAGAAGTGAAAGGTGTGGTAACAGATGATTCAGGAATACCCGTTGCAGGTGCCAACATTATTATTAAGGGTACCACCGCAGGAACTATTTCCGATTTTGACGGAAATTACAGTTTAAACTCAGATTTAACTGGCTCACAAACTATTCGCGTTACCTATATTGGATACGGAGCGGTTGAGAAACAAGCCACATTAAATGGAGGCACTGTACAGGTAAACATTGTAATGATAGAAAGTGGGGAACAATTAGATGAAATATTGTTGACAGCAACATCTACGACAAGGTCGCAGAAAGAATCTCCTTTATCTGTTACCTCTTTAGGCGCTAAACAGCTAGCAAAAGCGAATACAAGCAGTCAAGCTGATATTCTAATTGGTGTTCCTGGTATTACTGCTGAAGGTGGTGGTGGTGAAGTAGCCTCAAACGTTTTTGTTAGAGGATTGCCTTCTGGTGGTCAATACCAATATACACCTTTACAGATTGACGGCATGCCTGTTTTGAGCACGTTCGGACTTAACTCTTCTGCGCATGATGTTTATTTTAGAAATGATATCGGTATTAAAAATTTAGAATTTGTACGTGGGGGTTCTTCTATATTATACGGAGTAGGATCTGTCGCTGGTATTATTAACTACAACAGCATCACAGGTGGTGTAAATCAGAAAACAACAATTCGTACAGAAGTGGCTACAAACTCTCGCTACAAGGCAGATTTTGTGACTAGTGGTCCTTTAGGTGGCGAAGATTCTAATACCTTTTACGCGCTTTCTGGTTTCTATCGTTATGATGACGGACCTATTAAAACAGGATTACCAACAGAAGGGTTTCAATTAAGAGGGAACCTTAAGCAGGTGACTAAAAATGGTTCAATTACTTTTTCTGGCCAATTTATAGATGATAAAGTACAGTTCTTTTTACCTTATCCTTTAGAAGGTGGTTCTCGTGACCGTCCTACTGGTAATGATGGAAATACGATTTATACCTTACAAACAGCCGCGGCATCAAACATTTCGTACCGAACACCAGATGGGGTGTATGAATCTCCTATTGAAGATGGGGTTGCTACAAAAGGCGGATTTTTCCTAACGCATTTCAAGCATAATTTTTCTGATAATTTAAAAATGGATGCCAAGTTGCGTTACTCTAAATATGCACACCAGTTTAATTTATTTTTAGATGGTAGTGGGGTTAGCGGTGCTAATGTTGTAGAAACGCAAACAGAATATTTAGCCGCAAGAGGTTTAACAGGTGGAGATTTCACCTATTTAAACGGACAGCCCTTAGCTGCTGATGCCTTATTATTTGAAAACCGACTTCTAGACAGAACAAGACCTTTGTCTGAGACCATGGCAGATATTAAATTAACAAGAACAGCTGGGGATCACACCATCACAGGGGGTACTTTTATTTCTAGATCTACCGCAGGAGATTTTAATGTCATCACCAACTATTTAGGGGAATATAATAATAGCCCCGATTTAGTAGAGCTTTCTGGGTATTCTATAAACGGGGTGACCAATAGAGGTACTGCGTATACCAACAGAAATATTTCTAGTAATAAAATTGCCTTGTTCTTAGCAGATGAAATTAAACTAGAGCGTTGGAATTTAGATTTTGGAGTTCGTTACGAGCGTGCTTCTGGAGATATTGAAAACGAAGGCTCAACTTCTTATGCTGTTGATAATACTGGAATAGCTAATTTAGACAATGTTACATGGGGTAATGGAAGCTGGACAAGAGGGCACGTTTCGGCAGATGACTTTGCCGTTGCTTTAGCTGGCTTGTACAAAGTAAGTGATGCGCTTAGTGCCTATGGTAACTTTTCTAGAGGCTATTTCTTCCCAGAATTAAGAGGAACTAAATTTGATGATTTTGGAAACCCTAGTAGTTATGATACAGAAAAAATTGTTCAAGGAGAAGTAGGGGTGAAATACGGAAAAAATAACTTCTCTGGTACGGGTGCTTTTTATGCCATAAACCTTAACGACCGTAGAGTTGTTAACTTCATCAATGCTCCAGGTGGCGGGTTTATTGAGGATGTAGATACACAAGACACCAAAACTTTTGGTTTTGAAGGTACCTACAACTGGAGATTTGTTCAAGATTTTAGCTTAAACGGTTCGCTAACCATACAAAGTCATGAAATCAGTACCTCTACTGCAAACCCAGAATTTGAAGGGAATAAGATTTCTAGACAGCCAAACTTTATAAATGCTATTGGTTTAGAGTATGATAACGCCGTATTTGATGCTGGTTTTAATTACAACTATACCGGTAAAAAATATACAAATGATTCAAATACGATTGAGTTAGATGCTATCAGTATTGCAAACTTAAATCTAGGATATACCTTTAAGACAGATGAAGATGGCGGTAGTGTTAGACTTGGTGCTCAAGTATATAACTTATTTAATTCTGAAGGAATTACAGAAGGTTCTCCACGATTGAATAACACACAAACAGAAGAAGCATATTTCGTTGGGAGACCAATTTTACCAACACGTGTATTCTTAAACGCGACATTTACTTTTTAAGTTAAGTTTTTATTATTGACCAAACACATTGGTTCCTGAGAGCTTCCAATGTGTTTTAATTCTATTTATTTATGAAAGAACATTTAATCAAACAGGCCATAAGCATTTTAGATGAAAACTTCCAAGAGGGTGGTTTTACAATACCTTGTAAAGGCTTATATCCTTTTCAATGGAAGTGGGATAGTGGTTTTATTGCTATTGGACAAGCACATTATGATATTGAAAAAGCGAAAACTGAAATCGCGACCTTATTAGATGCGCAATGGGAAAACGGATTCATTCCGCATATCATTTTTCACAATGAAACTGATTCTTATTTTCCGGGAGCAGACGTACACCGCTCAGATTTGAGTCCGCTTGCTTCAAAAAAATACAAATCTACAGGAATGACACAACCTCCAGTTACAGGTTTTGTACTTGAAGAAATGTATCGCATCGCAAAAGACAAAGAAGCTATTTTAAGCTATATCGCTACTCAAATAGATAAAGTATATGACAATCACGTTTATTTCTATACCCATAGAGATATACATAATGAAGGCCTTGTTTTTATCTATCACAATTGGGAATCTGGCACCGATAATTCTCCTATTTGGGATGATATCTGGAAAACGATGAATCCGCCAGATTATACCTTTGAGCGCAGGGATACAACTCATGTAGATGCTTCACAGCGCCCAACAAAACGCGAGTATGATCATTATTTAAATATTATAGAAATTGCTAAAGAGCACAACTATAACGATGCTAAAATTGCCGCACATTCACCTTTCCTTGTTTTGGATCCTTTATTTAATGCGATGCTGATAAAATCTAATGAATCGCTTATCAATTTATACCGATTATTAGGCGATACAGGAAAAGTAGCCCAACTAGAAAAATGGCAAAAAAAGAGTATTAAAGGCTTCAATAAAAAATTGTGGGACGACAAACTTAACGCGTATGTTCATTACGATTTAAAAATAGACAAGCCTATCCGTTTTGTAACTTCTTCATCCTTTTCCGCTTTATATGCAGGGATTCCTAATCAAGAGAGAGCAAATCTTTTAATACAAACCATGATGGGGAAATTTGGGAGCGAAGAATTATACTTGTGTGCTTCATTTGACCCACATAGTGATCGTTTTGATCCTAAAAAATACTGGAGAGGTCCCGTTTGGATAAATATGAACTGGATTCTGTACAAGGGGCTAAAACGCTATGGTTTTAATGACATTGCGCAGCGTGTCAAAGAAGATTCTATAGCATTAATAGAAAATAACGGCTTTTTTGAGTATTTTAATCCTATTAAAAAAGTAGGAGAAACCGAAAAGATCGGGTATGGTGGTAATAACTTTTCATGGAGTGCTGCATTGCTTATAGATATGCTTAAATAACCACAAAACCAACCAACAATGAACTATCTAGATTATATTATTATAATAGTATATCTCTTAGCTTTTCTGGCTATGGGCTTCTTTTTTAAAGAGAATAAAACTTCAGGAGATTACTTTTTAGGAGGTAAATCTATGGGGTGGTTTCCCTTGAGTTTATCTACAATGGCAACACAATTATCGGCAGTTAGTTTTATCTCTGCTCCCGCTTTTGTAGGTTTAAAACAGGGGGGAGGTATGCAATGGCTTACGTATGAATTTGGAGTGCCTCTAGCCATGGCTTTTTTATTAATAGTACTCTTACCTACCTTATATAAATCTGGAATAGTAAGTGTTTACGAATACTTAGAAAAACGTTTTGATTCTTCCTCCAGACTCTTAATTAGTGTTGTTTTTCAGATTAGTAGGTCGGTAGCTACTGGAGTTATGGTCTATGCCATGGCACTGATACTACAGGCGACCATCCAATTAGATTTTGTTGTTTCTGTGCTTTTGATTGGTGTTATTACTATGATCTATTCCTTTCAAGGCGGAATGAAAGCGGTCATTTGGGGCGATGTGATTCAGATGACGATTCTCTTTTTCGGAATTATTATTTGTTTGTTTTATGGTTTTAGTGAGTTAGGTGGCGTAGATAATTTCTTAACGAAAGTAGATCCAGACCGTATTCAGGCAGTAGATTTTAGTAAATGGGGTTTTAATAATGCCGATGGGAATGATGAATTTGGTTTTTGGCCTATGGTCTTAGGGGGTTTCTTTTTATATGCCTCTTACTACGGAACAGACCAAACGCAATCCCAACGTTTATTGTCTTCTAAAGATATGCCTTCGTTAAAAAAGTTATTATTAGCCAATGGTTTACTGCGGTTCCCTTTTACCTTAACCTATTGTATTATGGGATTGGTGCTTGGAACACTTTTGGTGCAAGATGTTAGTTATCAAGAAATGATAGATACCGTGTACCATGCAAATATTGGCTCTTTAGAAGGTAAAAGGGCCGATTTAATGGTACCTGTTTTTATCATTAAATACTTACCTAACGGGGTCATCGGCATACTAATCGTCGCGATTATGTCTGCAGCAATGTCTAGTTTAAGTTCTACAGTAAATTCACTTTCTGCGGTAACTATGGAAGATATTGTAAAACGGTTTAAACCTCATATGGAAGACAAAAAATACATCAGCTACTCTAGATACTTATCTATATTTTGGGGCTTGGTGTGTTTATTCTTTGCTTTTTTTGCAGGAAGCATTGAAGGTACCGTGATTGAGGTCATCAATAAGATTAGTTCTGTTTTTTACGGTCCTATACTGGCCGTATTTATTTTGGCCATTGCTACGAAAAAAACCCATGCCTTAGGGGCTAATATCGGGATCATAGCTGGAGTACTGTTTAATATGTATTTATGGCTTTATGTACCTCAAATATTCTGGTTCTGGTGGAATGCACTGGGTTGTTTAGTTACAATCATTGTGGCATTAAGTGTGAGTTATATTGTGAAAGCTAAACCAAAAGAAGGGTTAGAAGTAGTCTATGACCCTAGTAGAAAAGAACTGGCTATTTTAGTGGTTTATTTTTGCGTAATTGTATTAATAAGCACCTCATTACCTGCTATTTTAAGTTAAAAAACACACGATGAAATTTGTAATTGCACCCGATAAATTTAAAGGCTCTTTAACTGGTATTGAATTTTGCGATGCCGTGGAAGAGGGACTCCTAAAAGTATTTCCGCAAGCGGATATTTTAAAAATTCCGTTGGCGGATGGTGGCGATGGTACAGTTGCTGTTATTAAAAATTACATTCAAGGGATCATGGTTACGGTGAATGTTAACAATCCGCATTTTGAAAAAGTAGAAGCATCGTACTTGTATTCTGATGAAACCAAAACTGCTTTTATAGAAATGGCAGAAGCTTCGGGCTTAAAATTATTAAATGCTGATGATTTTGATTGTATGAATGCCAGCAGTTATGGCACAGGAGAACTAATTGCAGATTGTGTGAGTAGGGGAGCGGAGCACTTAATTTTAGGTATTGGAGGGAGTGCGACTAATGATGCAGGAATTGGAATGGCCGCTGCTCTAGGCTTTGAGTTTTTTGATGTCAATAATCAGATTCTGAAACCCATTGGCGCTAATTTGATCAAAATCCACCATATTGCTGCCAACAAAGTAGCTAAAAATCTAAAAAGACTCAAAGTACAAGTCGCCTGTGACGTTACCAATCCTTTGTACGGTAAAGAGGGAGCTGCATATATTTATGCGGCCCAGAAAGGAGCTGACAAAAACCAAATAGCCGAACTAGATCTTGGACTGCAGCAGTTTGCCCGTGTGGTTAATTCCATGTACAATATAGAGGTGCAATCCATTAAAGGGGGTGGTGCTGCTGGAGGAATGGGAGTAGGGGTTTCTGTATTTTTAAACGGTGTACTGGCATCAGGCATCGAACTAATTAAAGAATTGGCCGATTTTGACGCTCAAATAAAAAATGCTGATTGGATTATTACAGGCGAAGGAAAATTAGATGATCAATCCTTATCAGGAAAAACAATTCAAGGGGTGTTAAACGCTGCCCACCGAGAAAAAATAAAAGTAGCAGCCTTATGTGGTGTGGTAGATTTATCTATCGAAGCACAAGAAACACTAGGCATTACCTATACTACTGCAATTTTAAAAGAGATTAGCACCATACAAGAAGCCATGGCGAATAGCAAAGATAATTTGATTTTTGCTGCGTATAACTTCGCTCGCATAATTGCTTAAATTTCTGTTTTGTTTATAAAATGTGGGCTAACTATTCGGATTTCTATATAAATTGTCGAATTTTGCCCGCATTTTAAAATTGAAAAGAAGCATGACAGAAAGAGATGAGTTTTTCATGAAAAGAGCGATAGCACTTGCCGCAGAAGGTATGAATGCTAATGCTGGTGGCCCTTTTGGAGCTGTAGTTGTAAAAGACGATGAAATTATCGCAGAAGGCTACAATAAAGTTACGTCTACCAATGATCCTACAGCACATGCTGAGGTAGTTGCCATTCGTGAAGCCTGTAAAAAATTAAATAATTTTGAACTTACCGATTGTACTATTTATACGTCTTGTGAGCCCTGCCCTATGTGTTTAGGCGCTATTTACTGGACCAGACCAAAGATGGTTTATTTTGGATGTAGCCGTGAAGATGCTGCTGCCATACAGTTTGATGATCAGTTTATTTATGATGAGATCGATAAAGATATTGACGGACGTCAAATTAAGTTTGTACAACTCGCACGTAAAGACGCTTTAGAAGTGTTTAATGCTTGGGATAGTAAGCAAGATAAAAAAGAATACTAGTACGCAGTATTAAGTATTAAGTATTATTAAAAAAGCCTCGAAGAAAATTCTTCGAGGCTTTTTTATATAAAATATTCTTTAATTATTTCGCTTGTTCGTTGATCGCATTGATACCAATATTCCCTTGAGCAATAACTGTTTCTAAGTCACTAGCACTTTGGTGAACTCTAATGTTTCCATCAAAAAATAGCAATTCATCAAACGTAATTGCCGTACCGTTGTCTAACATAGAAACTTCTGTAGTACTTTCTTCACAGTTACATTCAATAGGCGCTAAAGTGATCGCTACTTCACCTGTAGAAGAAACATCATCTAAATAAATAAATGCTGGGTGAATATCATTATTAGAATTGGTTAAACTTAAGAAGATTGTTGTTGTTCCGTCCTCTTTTTCTGTAAATGTAGCCGTTCCAGAAATGTCTGCATTATCCGCAGCATTTAAAGCAAATACTTTAGTACGTAATCCAGCTTCAGACGTTTCTGTCTCATCTTTAGAACAACCAACAAAGGCAAACGCTGCTGCCAAAAACAATACTAGGGAGATTTTTTTCAAGTTCATAATTAGTTAAAAATTAGTGTTAATATTAGCACAAATGTATATAAAGGAAATCATATTTTTTTTGCGAATTATGCAATTCTTTTACCATACGATTAATCAACGTCAACAGGTTTATTTTCAACGTTGAAAGGCTATTTTAAGGAGTAATTTTTTCAATTTAAAAGATGCTTATTCACACTTTTAGTTTTTTTGTAAGTTAATTCTTATTGCCCAGTAGCTCGTAGTATGAAATACAAACTGTAAATTTGATGATAGAACAGTAAAACACCAGCACTAAACCCTAATAACGATACGATAATGAACGATTTTATTCAAGAACATTTAAAGGCTATTTACCATGTTTTAAGTACCATAGCCATTGTTGTTGTCTTGATTATATTGACGAATTATTTTCATAATTGGCTGAAGCGTAAGTTGAATAATAAATTTCCAGGGCAAGAATCAAATACCGTAGATCTACTGCGTAGAATTCTTAAAACCCTATGGGTAATTTTGGGTATTATCGCCATTGTTTTTGCATTTATTGAAGAGCAGTATTACCAACGATTAGAAAAAGATTTTTGGCTTATTTTTTACTTAGGTTTCGTCCTTGTCGTTACTATTATTGGAGTATCTGTAGTGCAGATGCTTTTTGCCCTCACCATTAGCAAACGTATCGAAGAAAAGAGCGATCCTACGAGTTATAAGTTTCTACGAAATTTAGCTGTTTTTGCAGTCTATTTTTTAGGTGTTTTATTTGCTGTAATGGCATTTCCTTCTTTACGTGGTATGGCACAAACAGCTTTGGGTGGGGCAGGAGTTATCGCGATTATTGCCGGTGTAGCCTCTCAAGAAGCCTTAGCAAATTTAGTGGGGGGTGTGTTTATAATTACCTTTAAGCCTTTTAAAATTTTTGATATTGTACGTATTTCAGATGATATGGTAGGTACCGTCATAGATATTACCCTACGCCATACCATAATCAGGAATTTTGAGAATAAAATGATTGTGGTTCCCAATTCTATCATCAATAAAGAGAAGCTTATTAATTATGATTTAGGCGATCGTAAATGCTGCCAATGGATAGAGATTGGTATTTCTTATGATAGTGATATTGATACCGCTAAAGAGATCATGCGCGAGCAATGTACCCAACATCCAAGCATTATAGACAATAGAAAACCATTAGATATAAAGAATGGAGATCCTAAAGTGCTGGTACGTGTTATAGGTCTTAATGAATCTGAAGTTACGCTTAGAGCTTGGACCTGGGCAAAAGATTATCCATCATCATTTGTCATGAAATGTGATCTCTTAGAAAGCATTAAAAAAGAGTTTGATGCAAAAGGAATCGAAATTCCGTTTCCACACCGTACTATGGTTTTTAAAGAAAGTCAGTTAGCGGAATTAAAGCAACAAATAAATTCAAAAGACGCTTAGCCATTTCTTAAACATAAACCTTGTAGAATAGCTAATCTTCTTTATAATTTTCTTTGAAGGATCTAGTAGACTAGGAGTTTGACGTGGAAGAACCTAAAAGATGTACCTTATCCGTTTCTTATGGCATTGAATATTTTGGGCCATAGCGAGATTTCTTAATTTCCAGTTTTACGAGTGTTTACAGTTGCTGTAAGGGATGCCTTTCAAGTAAAATCTTTAGCTGCTTAGCAACAATAAAAGACCTAATCTTATGTTTACTTAAGTATCACTAATCTCATCTAAAATACCAAAATATAAATATGAACAAATTTTTTATTAAGATTACCTACATAGGATTACTATGTATGAGCATTGCAAGTTGCAGCAGTGACGGCGAATTGGATACTGTATTGGGTAATAATTTGCCTAACGCTCAACCAGGAGATTATGTTGCTCCTATAGGTATTCCTGATGCGTGGATTTCTCCAGATATGGCTAGCCCAGAAAGACCTACTACTTGGGATACCGAGCAAATTGGTTATTATTTTGTGGAATATGCTACTGGTTCTGATACAGATAATACTTATGGTACACCAACAGCACCACGTAAAACAATTCCATTTCCTGTTCCTGCAGGGTCGTATGTAGTTGTTGCTGGCGATTATCATTATGTACAAAATTATATTAAGCTTGAAGGTGAAGGAACTGGTGAAGCTTGGGTAGCTGGTGAAAGTGGACCTGTTTGGGTGGTTAGTGATACTGAAAATAAAGCTGAAATTACTGGTAAAAAGTTGCTTATATCTGGTAGCTATGTATATTTAGATGGTTTTTATTTCCATTCTGGAGGCACACTACAATTGGGCTCGTATAAATTAGGGTTTCAAGTAGATCACATCTTGGTCAGAAATAGTGAAATGAAAGGCGAACATGATGTTACCGGTGGTGTTTTAATAAGTACTGTTGGTTTAGAAGAGGAACCTGCAAGTGATATTATCATTTATAACAACAAGGCACATGGTAT encodes:
- a CDS encoding LacI family DNA-binding transcriptional regulator codes for the protein MEKKTTVTLKDLAERLSLSVSTVSRALNDHPDISERTVQRVKDLAEKLNYVPNLFAKGFRSHRTHILGVIVPNISHLYTSTLLKGVLIEAEQNGYRVIISESNNSEDKQAEMLQTMLQFGADGILLSLAKKTKSIHQVLETLQRIPLVLFDKVSEKVPCTQIVINEEEAAFNAVEHLIGLGKKRIAILKETENSFNSEKRFEGYKRALKTYGIPFDPKLVQSTEDISLNNGKRLTNVLLSQKVRPDAIFAITDNAAIGAIKALHKFNVKIPEEVAVVGFSNSINSTIIQPELSTVDQPGERIGRIAAKSLIEEINHPSKQLISKTIEIKTNLIVRDSSFKAI
- a CDS encoding TonB-dependent receptor domain-containing protein is translated as MKNLIFAFVCILGFSSAAAQTEVKGVVTDDSGIPVAGANIIIKGTTAGTISDFDGNYSLNSDLTGSQTIRVTYIGYGAVEKQATLNGGTVQVNIVMIESGEQLDEILLTATSTTRSQKESPLSVTSLGAKQLAKANTSSQADILIGVPGITAEGGGGEVASNVFVRGLPSGGQYQYTPLQIDGMPVLSTFGLNSSAHDVYFRNDIGIKNLEFVRGGSSILYGVGSVAGIINYNSITGGVNQKTTIRTEVATNSRYKADFVTSGPLGGEDSNTFYALSGFYRYDDGPIKTGLPTEGFQLRGNLKQVTKNGSITFSGQFIDDKVQFFLPYPLEGGSRDRPTGNDGNTIYTLQTAAASNISYRTPDGVYESPIEDGVATKGGFFLTHFKHNFSDNLKMDAKLRYSKYAHQFNLFLDGSGVSGANVVETQTEYLAARGLTGGDFTYLNGQPLAADALLFENRLLDRTRPLSETMADIKLTRTAGDHTITGGTFISRSTAGDFNVITNYLGEYNNSPDLVELSGYSINGVTNRGTAYTNRNISSNKIALFLADEIKLERWNLDFGVRYERASGDIENEGSTSYAVDNTGIANLDNVTWGNGSWTRGHVSADDFAVALAGLYKVSDALSAYGNFSRGYFFPELRGTKFDDFGNPSSYDTEKIVQGEVGVKYGKNNFSGTGAFYAINLNDRRVVNFINAPGGGFIEDVDTQDTKTFGFEGTYNWRFVQDFSLNGSLTIQSHEISTSTANPEFEGNKISRQPNFINAIGLEYDNAVFDAGFNYNYTGKKYTNDSNTIELDAISIANLNLGYTFKTDEDGGSVRLGAQVYNLFNSEGITEGSPRLNNTQTEEAYFVGRPILPTRVFLNATFTF
- a CDS encoding trehalase family glycosidase codes for the protein MKEHLIKQAISILDENFQEGGFTIPCKGLYPFQWKWDSGFIAIGQAHYDIEKAKTEIATLLDAQWENGFIPHIIFHNETDSYFPGADVHRSDLSPLASKKYKSTGMTQPPVTGFVLEEMYRIAKDKEAILSYIATQIDKVYDNHVYFYTHRDIHNEGLVFIYHNWESGTDNSPIWDDIWKTMNPPDYTFERRDTTHVDASQRPTKREYDHYLNIIEIAKEHNYNDAKIAAHSPFLVLDPLFNAMLIKSNESLINLYRLLGDTGKVAQLEKWQKKSIKGFNKKLWDDKLNAYVHYDLKIDKPIRFVTSSSFSALYAGIPNQERANLLIQTMMGKFGSEELYLCASFDPHSDRFDPKKYWRGPVWINMNWILYKGLKRYGFNDIAQRVKEDSIALIENNGFFEYFNPIKKVGETEKIGYGGNNFSWSAALLIDMLK
- a CDS encoding sodium:solute symporter, which gives rise to MNYLDYIIIIVYLLAFLAMGFFFKENKTSGDYFLGGKSMGWFPLSLSTMATQLSAVSFISAPAFVGLKQGGGMQWLTYEFGVPLAMAFLLIVLLPTLYKSGIVSVYEYLEKRFDSSSRLLISVVFQISRSVATGVMVYAMALILQATIQLDFVVSVLLIGVITMIYSFQGGMKAVIWGDVIQMTILFFGIIICLFYGFSELGGVDNFLTKVDPDRIQAVDFSKWGFNNADGNDEFGFWPMVLGGFFLYASYYGTDQTQSQRLLSSKDMPSLKKLLLANGLLRFPFTLTYCIMGLVLGTLLVQDVSYQEMIDTVYHANIGSLEGKRADLMVPVFIIKYLPNGVIGILIVAIMSAAMSSLSSTVNSLSAVTMEDIVKRFKPHMEDKKYISYSRYLSIFWGLVCLFFAFFAGSIEGTVIEVINKISSVFYGPILAVFILAIATKKTHALGANIGIIAGVLFNMYLWLYVPQIFWFWWNALGCLVTIIVALSVSYIVKAKPKEGLEVVYDPSRKELAILVVYFCVIVLISTSLPAILS
- a CDS encoding glycerate kinase, with product MKFVIAPDKFKGSLTGIEFCDAVEEGLLKVFPQADILKIPLADGGDGTVAVIKNYIQGIMVTVNVNNPHFEKVEASYLYSDETKTAFIEMAEASGLKLLNADDFDCMNASSYGTGELIADCVSRGAEHLILGIGGSATNDAGIGMAAALGFEFFDVNNQILKPIGANLIKIHHIAANKVAKNLKRLKVQVACDVTNPLYGKEGAAYIYAAQKGADKNQIAELDLGLQQFARVVNSMYNIEVQSIKGGGAAGGMGVGVSVFLNGVLASGIELIKELADFDAQIKNADWIITGEGKLDDQSLSGKTIQGVLNAAHREKIKVAALCGVVDLSIEAQETLGITYTTAILKEISTIQEAMANSKDNLIFAAYNFARIIA
- a CDS encoding nucleoside deaminase, whose product is MTERDEFFMKRAIALAAEGMNANAGGPFGAVVVKDDEIIAEGYNKVTSTNDPTAHAEVVAIREACKKLNNFELTDCTIYTSCEPCPMCLGAIYWTRPKMVYFGCSREDAAAIQFDDQFIYDEIDKDIDGRQIKFVQLARKDALEVFNAWDSKQDKKEY
- a CDS encoding mechanosensitive ion channel family protein, which translates into the protein MNDFIQEHLKAIYHVLSTIAIVVVLIILTNYFHNWLKRKLNNKFPGQESNTVDLLRRILKTLWVILGIIAIVFAFIEEQYYQRLEKDFWLIFYLGFVLVVTIIGVSVVQMLFALTISKRIEEKSDPTSYKFLRNLAVFAVYFLGVLFAVMAFPSLRGMAQTALGGAGVIAIIAGVASQEALANLVGGVFIITFKPFKIFDIVRISDDMVGTVIDITLRHTIIRNFENKMIVVPNSIINKEKLINYDLGDRKCCQWIEIGISYDSDIDTAKEIMREQCTQHPSIIDNRKPLDIKNGDPKVLVRVIGLNESEVTLRAWTWAKDYPSSFVMKCDLLESIKKEFDAKGIEIPFPHRTMVFKESQLAELKQQINSKDA